CGGTCATCACAAGCCAGAAGGGGATGGCCGTCAGGATCACCGACAGGCCGAAACCGATCATATAGCTGCCGAAGCTGCCATGCGATCCTTCTTCATGATGGTCATCGTGATGATCGTGACCATGGGGATGGACGGCGTCGCTCATCGCAGCATTCCCATCAGATAGACAAAGGTGAAGACGCCGATCCAGATGACGTCGAGGAAGTGCCAGAACATGCTGAGGCACATCAGGCGGCGCTTGTTGGCGGGGATCAGCCCCTTCTTGGCGACCTGCACCATCAGCGTGATGAGCCAGATCGAGCCGAAGGTGACGTGCAGCCCGTGGGTGCCGACCAGGGTGAAGAAGGCCGACAGGAAGGCCGAACGCCATGGACCCGCGCCCTCATGGATGAGGTGCGAGAATTCATAGAGTTCGATGAACAGGAACGCCCCGCCGAACAGCAGCGTGACGACCAGCCAGCCCTGGGTGGCGCTGACCTTGTTCTTCTCCATCGCCAGCATGGCGAAGCCATAGGTGATCGACGAGAACAGCAGCATCGCGGTGTTGAGCGCGATAAGCGGCAGGTCGAACAGATCTTTCGGCCCCGGCCCGCCGGCAAAGCTGCCGCCGAGCACCGCATAGGTGGCGAAGAGGATGGCGAAGATGAGGCAGTCGCTCATCAGGTACATCCAAAAGCCCAGCATGGTGCTGTGGCCTTCATGGAGATGCGGTTCTTCGGGCAGATGATATGTCCGAGGTTCCAGGTTCGCAGTTGCGCTGCTCATGTTGGTCAGACTCCCGCCGCGAGGATGCGCGTGCGCTCTTCCTCGGTGCGCGTCACGACATCCTGCGGGATGTAGAAGTCGCGCTTGTAGTTGAAGGTGTGGCCGATGGCGACGGCGAGCAGACCCAGGAAGCTGAGGCCCGCGAGCCACCAGATATACCAGATCAGTGCGAAGCCGCAGAGCGTGGCGAGGGCGGCCAGGATGACCCCGGCGCCGGTGCTGCTGGGCATGTGGATCGCCTGATAGCCGCTCAGCGGACGCTGATAGCCGTTCTTCTTCATGTCGGCCCAGCTATCGGCGTCATAGATGACCGGGGTGAAGGCGAAATTATACTCCGGCGGGGGCGAGCTGGTCGCCCATTCCAGGGTACGGCCGTCCCAGGGATCGCCTTCCACCTTCAGTTCGTCACGCTTCCAGATGGAGACGGCGAACTGCACCAGCATCGCGCCGATGCCCGCCGCGACTATGGCGGCGCCGATCGCGGCGATGACGAACCAGATTTGCAGGCTCGGATCGTCGAACACGCGCATCCGGCGGGTCACGCCCATCAGGCCCATGATGTAGAGCGGGGTGAAGGCCATCCAGAAACCGACCTGCCAGCACCAGAAGCTCACCTTGCCCCAGAAGACGTTCAGCTTGAAGCCGAAAGCCTTGGGCCACCAATAATTGATCGCCGCGAACAGGCCGAACAGCACGCCGCCGATAATCACGTTATGGAAGTGCGCGATCAGGAACAGCGAGTTGTGCAGCACGAAGTCGGCGGGCGGAACCGCCAGCAGAACGCCAGTCATGCCGCCGACCGTGAAGGTCAGCATGAAGGCGATGGTCCACATCATCGGCAGCTCGAAACGGATTTTGCCGCGATACATGGTGAACAGCCAGTTGAACAGCTTCGCCCCCGTCGGGATCGAGATAATCATCGTCGTAATGCCGAAGAAGCTGTTGACGCTGGCCCCCGAACCCATGGTGAAGAAGTGATGCAACCACACTAGGTAGGACAGGATCATGATAGTGCAGGTCGCATAGACCATCGAGGTGTAGCCGAATAAGCGCTTGCCTGAGAAGGTCGAGGTGACTTCGGAGAAGACGCCGAACAGCGGCAGGATGAGGATGTAGACTTCCGGGTGGCCCCAGATCCAGATCAGGTTCACGTACATCATCGGGTTGCCGCCGAAGTCGTTCGTGAAGAAGTTGGTGCCGACATAGCGGTCGAGCGAGAGCAGGACCAGGGTGGCGGTCAGGATCGGGAAGGACGCGACGATCAGGATGTTCGCGCAGAGCGAGGTCCAGGTGAACACTGGCATCTTCATCAGCGACATGCCGGGCGCGCGCATCTTCACGATGGTCGCGATCAGGTTGATGCCCGATAATGTGGTGCCGACACCGGCCACCTGTAGCGCCCAGATATAATAATCGACACCCGTGGCCGGGCTATAGTCGATCCCGGATAGCGGCGGATAGGCAAGCCAGCCGGTCTGGGCGAATTCGCCCAGGAACAGCGAACACATCACCAGCACCGCGCCGCCCGTGGTCATCCAGAACGAGAAATTGTTCAGGAAGGGGAAGCTGACGTCGCGCGCGCCGATCTGGAGCGGGACGATATAGTTCATCAGACCGGTGATGAACGGCATCGCCACGAAGAAGATCATGATGACGCCGTGCGCGGTGAACACCTGGTCATAATGGTGGGCGTTGAGATACCCTTCCGACCCGTTGAAGGCGAGCGCCTGTTGCAGGCGCATCATGATCGCGTCGGCAAAGCCGCGCAGGAACATGATGAGGCCCAGCACCATGTACATGATGCCGATCTTCTTGTGATCGACGCTGGTGAACCATTCCTTCCAGAGATAGCCCCAGAGCTTGAAATAGGTCAGCGCTGCGACGACGGCTGCGCCGCCCAGCACCACCGCGACGAAGGTCGCCACGACGATGGGCTCATGCCATGGGAAGCTGTCCCATGTCAGACGACCGAAGATCATCTGCGTTGTTGTCATTGTACCGGTCATGCTTCTCACCGATGCTGCGCGTGCGCGTCAGCGCCGCTATGGGAGGAATGATCGGCGGCCGGAGCTTCCGTTGCGCCGGGCGCGCTGTGCACGCCCTTGCTGGGGTCGACCGGATCGATCACATGGCTGTTGGGATAGTCATATTGGAGGCCTTCGGTCTCCTTCGCCGACTCCTTGCCCGCCCCGCCCATCATGTTGATGTGCATCAACTCGCCCATGCAGCGTTGACCGGGCTTGGGGCAGAGGTTGACGACCGCATCGAACAACTGCGGATCGACGGCGGAGTAATAGGCGACGGGCGCCTTCTCGCTCGGCTTGGCAAGGTTCAGGTAGAGGTTGCGGTCGAGGTTCGTGCCGCTGGCCTTCACCTTGGCGACCCAGGAGTCGAAACCGGCCTGATCCAGCGCCTTGTAACCGAAACGCATATGGCTGAAGCCCGCGCCCGAATAATTGGCGGAGAAGCCGGTGCTGGTGACGGGTGCGTTGGCCACGGCATGGAGTTGCGTCTTCATGCCGGGCATGGCGTAGATCTGGCCGGCAAGTTCGGGGACGTAGAAGCTGTTCATCACCGTTGAGGCGGTGATGTCGAAGCGAACCGGAACATTGGTCGGCAACGCCATCTCATTGACGGTCGCGATGCCCAATTCGGGGTAGATGAAGAGCCACTTCCAATCGAGCGCAACGACCTGGACGGTCAGCGGCTTGACCTTCGGGTCGATCGCGGTTTTCGCGTCGATCCGGTCGAGCGGACGATAGGGGTCCAGCTTGTGGGTGCTCACCCAGGTCAGCGCACCGAGGGCGATGATGATCAGCAGAGGGGCCGACCAGATCAGCAACTCCAGCTTGGTCGAGTGATCCCAGTCCGGATCATAGTCCTTCTCGGCCGCCTTGTTCGCCGCGCGATAGCGCCAGGCGAAATAGACGACGAGCGCCATGACGGGCACGACGATCAGGAGCATCAGCGCAGTCGAGATCAGGATTAGATCGCGCTGTTGCACTGCAATATCGCCCGACGGGTTCATCACGACCCAGTTGCAGCCCGCCAAGGGCGCTGCAAGGATCGGAGCGGACCAGCGCAAAAGCCTGATCCAGTTGGGTGAGTGAAGGTGTGACATGGTGGCGCGCCTAACCATTCTGTACCGAGTCCGCCAGTGGGCAATTTGTCCAATTGTGTGCGGCCGCAAAAAATGTTTGGGATGTGGGATACTGCTTAGACTCTGTGGGTTTTCTGTTATGTTGCCATTCTCTGGCCGTCGGAAAACCGAAAACAGGCGCCGTCGGCCCAGCAAGGGAGCGGATGCCTATGAGTTCAGAGGTCATTACCTTCACCTCCACGTCACTTGAGGATGATGCGCGCCGAATCAACGCGCGCGACCACAAGATCGCGCCGGGTGATATTTCCATCGGTGTGATCATTGGTCGCACCTCCGAATTCTTCGATTTCTTCGTCTATGCCATCGCTTCGGTGATCGTCTTTCCGAGCCTGGTCTTCCCCTATGTGGATGCGCTGACCGGCACCCTCTATTCCTTCGCGATCTTCGCCGTGGCCTTCATCACGCGGCCAATCGGCTCGTTGATCTTCATGGCGATCGACCGGCGCTATGGCCGTGGAACGAAACTGACCGCTGCCCTGTTCCTGCTAGGCGGATCGACCGCGTCAATCGCCTTCATGCCCGGTTATGCGACGATTGGCCACTATGCAGCGGTCGTTCTGATCATTTTGCGCGCCGCACAGGGCATTGCGCTCGGCGGGACATGGGACGGCCTCGCCTCGCTCTTGTCCCTGAACGCGCCCAAGCATCAACGCGGCTGGTACGCCATGGTGCCGCAGCTTGGTGCGCCCTTGGCGCTGCTGGTCGCCAGCGGCCTGTTCGCTTTCTTCCTGCTGACGCTGTCGAAGGCGGATTTCCTTGATTGGGGCTGGCGCTATCCCTTCTTCGTCGCCTTCGCGATCAACGTCGTGGCCCTGTTCGCCCGCCTGCGCATCGTGGTGACGCATGAGTTTGAGCGTCTGTTCGAGCAGAAGGATCTCCAGCCCTCCGAAGTGCTGCCCACCGTCAGGGCGGAGGGGCGCAACATCATCATCGGCGCTTTCGCCCCGTTGGCGAGCTTCGCGCTGTTCCACATGGTGACGGTGTTCCCGCTCTCCTGGATCGCGCTCTACACCGACCAGCCGATCGAGCGCTTTCTGGTGATCGAAATGATCGGCGCGTCCGTGGGCTTGCTCGCTATCGTCGTCTCAGGTTTCATTGCCGACCAGATCGGTCGCCGCTCGCTGCTTGGCTGGTCGGCGCTCGGCATTGCGATTTTCAGTGTCATGGCGCCATTGCTGCTGACCGGCGGGGATCTGGGCGAAGTCGCCTTCACGATCCTGGGCTTTATGCTGCTGGGGCTGGCTTTCGGCCAGTCATCGGGCGTGGTTGCGTCAAACTTCGCCACAGAAGCGCGTTATACCAGTTCGGCCTTGACATCTGACCTAGCCTGGCTGGTCGGCGCGGGCTTCGCTCCGCTGGTGGCGCTGCTGCTGACGGTGAAGTTCGGTCTGGCCGCGTCGGGCATCTATCTGCTCTCCGGCGCGGTGGCGACCATGGTCGCGCTGTACGTCAACAAGGAACTGGCAGGCCGCGACCGTTAAATTGCTGCCCGCATCCGCCGAAGCGCCTTGCGGTCGAACCATCCGGTGAGACCGGGGCGCGAGCGGAAGCGGGGGAGCCATTGGGGATAAAGGCTTGATAGACGCGCGGGGAGGCCATCCGGCCCCTCGTGCGTCATGATATCCGACACGATCCGGTTCTGGAAGAAACGGACCGAATAGCTTGTCATGCGTCTATACTGCATCCCCCAGGTCGTGGGGCGGAAGAGGCTCACCTGCTCGCACAGGAAGCCCGCGCCATCGCAGGCAAGCACGCGCTCATCCACCCACTCGCTGTCGGCCTTCAGGTCGGTATGCGCCCAGGCCGCAACCAGTCCGTCATCGCCAATCAGATCGTCGGGCAGGCGCAGTCCGCGCTCGCGGATCGCCGCCACGAAGCGGCCCGACATGGCGTAAAGATCGCCGAACAGGCCACCTTCGGCGCGCAATCCTTCACGATAGGTCTCCACCATTCGCCCGTTCATCGGCATTCCGGCGACAGCGTTGGCCATAGGATGCGCAGCCAGCTCCGCCACCAGCGCATCGATCGAACCGGCGGCGATCTGCGCGTCGCCATCCATGAAGATGATGGTTTCTTCTCCGCCAGTCAGCAGATGATGCACGAAATGATTCCAGGTGCGCGACTTGCCGCCTTGGGCGATGTCATGAACGATGACGTTGATGCGCCCGCCTGCCGCCGTCATCGCCCGTTGTATAGTCGCATCGGTCGTGCCGTTCACCAGCACATGAAACAGCGTGTCCGGTCGGTCGAGTGGGAGCGAAGCGAGGCAGGCGCCGATCCGACGCTCCTCCTGATGCGCGAAGATGGCGACGGCGACCGTCATGACGCTTAGCGGAAATCCCAGCCCTGTTGACCATGCTGCGCGGCGTCGAGTCCCTCTGCCTCCGTTTGTGCATCAACTCGCATCGGGATGATGATGGACACGGTCAGCGCGGCGATGGCGCTGCCGACCATCGCCCAGAGCGCAACAATGACGAGACCGATGGCCTGACTCGTCAGCGCCCCCGACAGGCTGATATTCGCGTCGAAACCGACGCCGCCGAGTAGGGGCAGGGCGAAGAGCGGGAGCAGCAACACACCCGTCGCGCCACCCAGCCCATGGATGATGAAGATGCTCGCGTTATCGTCGACTCGCCGGTTTATGATGCTCGCGCCCAGGCGGCAGACGAGCGCCGCGATTGCGCCGATCATCATGGCGCCACCGGTTCCGACCAGCGCGGCCGAAGCGGAGATGGCGGCAATGCCCGCCAGAGCGCCTGACGGCACGCCGGTCGCGCTGCTCCGCGCGCCTAGCAGACGATCGAGCAAGGCCCAGACCAGCGCGGCGGCGCAGGCGGCGAAATGATAGTTCAGCAGAGCCGTCGCGGCGGCGTCGGTCGCCCCCAGCGCCCATCCGCCAACCAGGCCCGACAGGCCGATCCAGACCAGCGCACTCCCCGTGATGCTCAGCACGGCGCTATGGCCGGCATTGGACCGTTCGCGCCGTGCGCCGGCGATCAAGGTGAGGGCAAGGGCGGAAAAGCCTGCGACCATGTGGACGACCAGGCCTCCGGCGAAGTCCATGACGCCCAGATTGGCCAGCCAGCCTCCGGCCCATATGGCGTGGGCGACAGGCACATAGACCAGCAGCAGCCAAAGAAAAGCGAAGGGGAGAAGCCAGCCGATCCGTATTCGTTCCGCCACCGCGCCGACTAGCAGACTGACGGCGATCAGTGCTGGACCCATCTGAAACAGAACAAAGGCCGATTCCGGTACGGTTAGGCCATCGCGCAACTGCCCCAGATTGGCGAGGAGGATATTGGCACCACCGCCCAGCAAATCGCTGCCCGGCGCATAGACGAGGCTATATCCGACGATTGCCCAGCCTAGCGACACCACTGCCATCACGCCTGTGCCCTGCGTCATGACCGACAGGGCGTTGCGGACATTGGTTTGACCCGCATGACGCAACATCAGGCCCGGCAAAGCCGCGACCAGCATCAGCAGCGCGCATAGTATCATCCATCCCGTATCGCCGCTGTCAGCCACGGCGACCTGCGCAAAGGCGGCCTGTGGTGCTGCCAGCATGACCAGGAAGGAAAGAATCGAAGGAAGGCGCATCGTTGGGTCCGGAAAATCGACGATGGGTTCTCCTAGCCATTCGGGGTGAAGAATTTGATAAGGTGCCGCCGCATCAATGCCGTAGATGCCCGATGACCGGTGTTAGGGCACTCCGCATGATTTTCCCCAATGTGGAGCAATCTATATGGGGTGCATCGACCATAGAGGCGACGGCTGGCAAAGAAATCCCCGGCGGCGCTATCGCTTGAAGCGATTTTCGGGGGGCACTCCGCCGGGGATGGCTCCGCAGGTCGGGGGGTGCGGAACCTAAGCGAGGATCGCGGTAAATGTCCCGCGATCGATCATGTTCAGGAAGACCACAGCAGTATATCGTCGCGATGGCAGGCGATCAGGTCCGGTGCATAGATGCAGGAGACGTCAGTCAGCGCGAAGGAGTCGAAATAGCGATCCATCATGTCGTCGATATCCCGCGTAAGCCCCGCCGAGATACGCATCCGTTCAACATTGTCAGCGGGAATGAAGAGATATTCGCGCGGAATGACCCGGCTCTTCTGCCCTGCAAGCGATGGGCTGATTGCCCAATCCTGGATATGGCTCTTGATCTTTTCCGGCATCAGATCGTGGTAGACGCTGCCGAAACGTGAATGGGTCGATCGTTGGTACAGCCTGCCGGTGGCGGCCGAAATGCTCTGGAGTGACGGCAGCCGGTCGAACAGCCTGGCCCAATCGCCGCGAATGGCATGGTCGCTCCTGGCAATGAGCAGGGGGCGGATCACGTCGGAAGCGCTAATGCGCTCAAAGGCGCCGGTGATCGTAGCCAACTTCTCGACGTCCCAGGCCAAGTCGGTCTCATTCTTGCTCTGCTGGGCGTCAAAGGTGCAACTGCGAACGCCCGATTCATCGTTCCAGACGCCGACGACGGTGCCGACCGTCGAGTCGAGCAGGTTGCGATTGGCTTGAGTCCAGATACGCAGATCCTGTTCCGACGAGCAAAGCACGACGATATCCAGGCCACGGGCTGCGTGTGCAGTGGTCTGGATCGACATTGCCGGCGTAGCGATCCGCAAGCGGGCACGATTTCTGTTGAAATCTTCCGTCTCTGTGATCTGATTATGTGCCTTCCCGGCATGATAGCTCCCCAGCAACGCCGGGACCATCAATGGGGGCCAGTCCTTTGTGTAGCGTAGGATCAGTTCCCAATCGACGAGCCGGCGAAGCTGATCGTCGAACCCGCCGTGAAGGCCATGCAGCTTCCGACGATGCACGAAGATGTTCAGGTCGATGAAGTTGCGCTCTTCAAGCCTGCTGCGATTGAAGGGGCAAAGCCGGATCGATTTCTGTTCGATCTTGCTACCGTGCCCGCCGTTTGTGGGCACGGTCTGGTAGACGATCTGTCCGGCATAGGCGGATTGATAGCCGGGACGATCCGTCAGGCAGGCCGTCATGATGGCGAGATAATCCGCATCCCATTGATTGTCGGAATCAAGATAGGCGATGATTTCGCCCTTGGCCTCATGCAGGGCGTGGTTGCGCGCCGCGGAAACGCCTTGATTGCTGGGCAAGCAAAGGAGGGTGATGCGGGGATCATCGAAGCTTGCAACGACCGCAGCGGTGTCATCCGTGCTGCCATCATCGACGATAATCAGCTCAAAATGTCTA
This genomic stretch from Sphingobium sp. BYY-5 harbors:
- the cyoB gene encoding cytochrome o ubiquinol oxidase subunit I — protein: MTGTMTTTQMIFGRLTWDSFPWHEPIVVATFVAVVLGGAAVVAALTYFKLWGYLWKEWFTSVDHKKIGIMYMVLGLIMFLRGFADAIMMRLQQALAFNGSEGYLNAHHYDQVFTAHGVIMIFFVAMPFITGLMNYIVPLQIGARDVSFPFLNNFSFWMTTGGAVLVMCSLFLGEFAQTGWLAYPPLSGIDYSPATGVDYYIWALQVAGVGTTLSGINLIATIVKMRAPGMSLMKMPVFTWTSLCANILIVASFPILTATLVLLSLDRYVGTNFFTNDFGGNPMMYVNLIWIWGHPEVYILILPLFGVFSEVTSTFSGKRLFGYTSMVYATCTIMILSYLVWLHHFFTMGSGASVNSFFGITTMIISIPTGAKLFNWLFTMYRGKIRFELPMMWTIAFMLTFTVGGMTGVLLAVPPADFVLHNSLFLIAHFHNVIIGGVLFGLFAAINYWWPKAFGFKLNVFWGKVSFWCWQVGFWMAFTPLYIMGLMGVTRRMRVFDDPSLQIWFVIAAIGAAIVAAGIGAMLVQFAVSIWKRDELKVEGDPWDGRTLEWATSSPPPEYNFAFTPVIYDADSWADMKKNGYQRPLSGYQAIHMPSSTGAGVILAALATLCGFALIWYIWWLAGLSFLGLLAVAIGHTFNYKRDFYIPQDVVTRTEEERTRILAAGV
- a CDS encoding glycosyltransferase, which translates into the protein MTVAVAIFAHQEERRIGACLASLPLDRPDTLFHVLVNGTTDATIQRAMTAAGGRINVIVHDIAQGGKSRTWNHFVHHLLTGGEETIIFMDGDAQIAAGSIDALVAELAAHPMANAVAGMPMNGRMVETYREGLRAEGGLFGDLYAMSGRFVAAIRERGLRLPDDLIGDDGLVAAWAHTDLKADSEWVDERVLACDGAGFLCEQVSLFRPTTWGMQYRRMTSYSVRFFQNRIVSDIMTHEGPDGLPARLSSLYPQWLPRFRSRPGLTGWFDRKALRRMRAAI
- the cyoC gene encoding cytochrome o ubiquinol oxidase subunit III, translated to MSSATANLEPRTYHLPEEPHLHEGHSTMLGFWMYLMSDCLIFAILFATYAVLGGSFAGGPGPKDLFDLPLIALNTAMLLFSSITYGFAMLAMEKNKVSATQGWLVVTLLFGGAFLFIELYEFSHLIHEGAGPWRSAFLSAFFTLVGTHGLHVTFGSIWLITLMVQVAKKGLIPANKRRLMCLSMFWHFLDVIWIGVFTFVYLMGMLR
- a CDS encoding ammonium transporter translates to MRLPSILSFLVMLAAPQAAFAQVAVADSGDTGWMILCALLMLVAALPGLMLRHAGQTNVRNALSVMTQGTGVMAVVSLGWAIVGYSLVYAPGSDLLGGGANILLANLGQLRDGLTVPESAFVLFQMGPALIAVSLLVGAVAERIRIGWLLPFAFLWLLLVYVPVAHAIWAGGWLANLGVMDFAGGLVVHMVAGFSALALTLIAGARRERSNAGHSAVLSITGSALVWIGLSGLVGGWALGATDAAATALLNYHFAACAAALVWALLDRLLGARSSATGVPSGALAGIAAISASAALVGTGGAMMIGAIAALVCRLGASIINRRVDDNASIFIIHGLGGATGVLLLPLFALPLLGGVGFDANISLSGALTSQAIGLVIVALWAMVGSAIAALTVSIIIPMRVDAQTEAEGLDAAQHGQQGWDFR
- a CDS encoding MFS transporter — encoded protein: MSSEVITFTSTSLEDDARRINARDHKIAPGDISIGVIIGRTSEFFDFFVYAIASVIVFPSLVFPYVDALTGTLYSFAIFAVAFITRPIGSLIFMAIDRRYGRGTKLTAALFLLGGSTASIAFMPGYATIGHYAAVVLIILRAAQGIALGGTWDGLASLLSLNAPKHQRGWYAMVPQLGAPLALLVASGLFAFFLLTLSKADFLDWGWRYPFFVAFAINVVALFARLRIVVTHEFERLFEQKDLQPSEVLPTVRAEGRNIIIGAFAPLASFALFHMVTVFPLSWIALYTDQPIERFLVIEMIGASVGLLAIVVSGFIADQIGRRSLLGWSALGIAIFSVMAPLLLTGGDLGEVAFTILGFMLLGLAFGQSSGVVASNFATEARYTSSALTSDLAWLVGAGFAPLVALLLTVKFGLAASGIYLLSGAVATMVALYVNKELAGRDR
- the cyoA gene encoding ubiquinol oxidase subunit II; translated protein: MSHLHSPNWIRLLRWSAPILAAPLAGCNWVVMNPSGDIAVQQRDLILISTALMLLIVVPVMALVVYFAWRYRAANKAAEKDYDPDWDHSTKLELLIWSAPLLIIIALGALTWVSTHKLDPYRPLDRIDAKTAIDPKVKPLTVQVVALDWKWLFIYPELGIATVNEMALPTNVPVRFDITASTVMNSFYVPELAGQIYAMPGMKTQLHAVANAPVTSTGFSANYSGAGFSHMRFGYKALDQAGFDSWVAKVKASGTNLDRNLYLNLAKPSEKAPVAYYSAVDPQLFDAVVNLCPKPGQRCMGELMHINMMGGAGKESAKETEGLQYDYPNSHVIDPVDPSKGVHSAPGATEAPAADHSSHSGADAHAQHR